From Microlunatus capsulatus, a single genomic window includes:
- a CDS encoding aldo/keto reductase gives MQQRALGTSGLEVSALGLGCMGVTGAYGVHPDPAAMTDLLHAAVERGVTFFDTAEIYGPHANEELVGAALAPFRGRVAIATKFAQDVDPVERRPRGRMLLPDELPQALDGSLRRLGVDVVDLYYQHRVNPDVPVEEYAGAVGDLVAAGKVKHFGLSEAATATIRRAHAVHPVTAVQSEYSLWWRRPEEGVLEVCAELGIGFVPYSPLGKGFLTGTVDPGTSFEPGADIRSTIPRFAPAAMQHNTALVDEVRAVAGDRGATPGQVALAWLLARAPWVVPIPGTTKRHRLEENLAAADLVLEADELERLTGASDRIEIQGARYPDALEAQTDL, from the coding sequence ATGCAGCAGCGCGCCCTGGGAACCAGCGGTCTGGAGGTCTCGGCCCTCGGGCTGGGCTGCATGGGGGTCACCGGCGCCTACGGCGTCCACCCCGACCCGGCGGCGATGACCGACCTGCTGCACGCCGCCGTCGAGCGCGGGGTGACCTTCTTCGACACGGCCGAGATCTACGGCCCGCACGCGAACGAGGAGCTGGTGGGCGCCGCCCTGGCGCCGTTCCGCGGCCGGGTCGCCATCGCGACCAAGTTCGCCCAGGACGTCGACCCCGTCGAGCGACGCCCGCGCGGCCGGATGCTGCTCCCCGACGAGCTGCCGCAGGCGCTGGACGGCTCGCTCCGGCGGCTCGGGGTCGACGTCGTCGACCTCTACTACCAGCACCGCGTCAACCCCGACGTGCCGGTCGAGGAGTACGCCGGGGCGGTGGGCGACCTCGTCGCCGCCGGGAAGGTGAAGCACTTCGGGCTGTCCGAGGCCGCCACCGCGACGATCCGCCGGGCGCACGCCGTGCACCCCGTGACCGCCGTGCAGAGCGAGTACTCGCTGTGGTGGCGCCGGCCCGAGGAGGGCGTGCTGGAGGTCTGCGCCGAGCTGGGCATCGGCTTCGTCCCCTACAGCCCGCTGGGCAAGGGATTTCTCACCGGCACCGTCGACCCGGGCACCTCCTTCGAGCCCGGGGCCGACATCCGCTCGACCATCCCCCGGTTCGCGCCCGCCGCGATGCAGCACAACACCGCGCTCGTCGACGAGGTCCGCGCCGTCGCCGGGGACCGGGGCGCCACGCCCGGCCAGGTCGCCCTGGCCTGGCTGCTCGCGCGGGCGCCGTGGGTGGTCCCGATCCCCGGGACGACCAAGCGGCACCGGCTCGAGGAGAACCTCGCGGCGGCCGACCTCGTCCTCGAGGCCGACGAGCTGGAGCGGCTCACCGGCGCGTCGGACCGGATCGAGATCCAGGGCGCCCGCTACCCCGACGCGCTGGAGGCCCAGACCGACCTCTGA
- the ctaD gene encoding aa3-type cytochrome oxidase subunit I yields MTTVQRTATVRPVAAPTRQLGTVSWKWITTTDHKVIGNLYFITSMAFFLLGGVLALGIRAELAFPGLQYLSRETYNQFFTMHGTIMLLLFATPLFAGFANAIMPLQIGAPDVAFPRLNMLSYWLYLFGGLVTVSGFLSPSGAASFGWFAYTPLSDSVNSPGVGGDLWIMGLYMAGLGTILGAVNFITTILCMRAPGMTMFRMPIFTWNILVTSILVLIAFPILAAALLVLEADRTLGAHVFDAANGGPILWQHLFWFFGHPEVYIIALPFFGIITEILPVFSRKPIFGYVGLVGATLMIAALSVAVWAHHMYVTGAVNLPFFSFMTFLIAVPTGVKFFNWIGTMWGGNIAMRTPMLWAIGFLTTFLFGGLTGVILGSPPLDFQLSDSYFVVAHFHYVVFGTVVFAMFAGFYFWWPKFTGRMLDETLGKVHFWLLFIGFHVTFLVQHWLGVEGMPRRYADYLPNEGFTVLNQVSSAGAFLLGASMIPFFWNVWKSRNAPLVNNDDPWGWGRSLEWATSSPPPRHNFTSIPRIRSESPAFDLHHPEVALSEYEGTDGDKMFDDSMVDSPDDSGRREELQRRTEGRTDDPTAHHEEGHPSRSPEPGVGN; encoded by the coding sequence ATGACCACGGTGCAGCGCACGGCGACGGTGCGGCCGGTCGCGGCTCCCACCCGTCAGCTGGGGACGGTGTCGTGGAAGTGGATCACGACGACTGATCACAAGGTGATCGGGAACCTGTACTTCATCACCTCGATGGCGTTCTTCTTGTTGGGTGGTGTGCTGGCGCTCGGCATTCGTGCCGAGTTGGCGTTCCCGGGGTTGCAGTACCTGTCGCGGGAGACGTACAACCAGTTCTTCACGATGCACGGCACGATCATGTTGTTGTTGTTCGCGACGCCGTTGTTCGCGGGGTTCGCGAACGCGATCATGCCGTTGCAGATCGGTGCCCCGGATGTGGCGTTCCCGCGGTTGAACATGCTGTCGTACTGGCTGTACCTGTTCGGCGGTCTGGTGACCGTCTCCGGGTTCTTGTCGCCGTCGGGTGCGGCCAGCTTCGGCTGGTTCGCCTACACCCCGCTCAGCGACTCGGTGAACTCTCCGGGTGTGGGTGGTGACCTGTGGATCATGGGCCTCTACATGGCCGGTCTGGGGACGATTCTGGGTGCGGTGAACTTCATCACGACGATCCTGTGCATGCGGGCGCCGGGGATGACGATGTTCAGGATGCCGATCTTCACCTGGAACATCCTGGTCACCTCGATCCTGGTGCTGATCGCGTTCCCGATCCTCGCGGCGGCGTTGTTGGTGCTGGAGGCGGACCGGACGTTGGGTGCGCATGTGTTCGATGCCGCGAACGGTGGCCCGATCCTGTGGCAGCACCTGTTCTGGTTCTTCGGGCACCCGGAGGTGTACATCATCGCGTTGCCGTTCTTCGGGATCATCACCGAGATCTTGCCGGTGTTCTCCCGGAAGCCGATCTTCGGTTATGTGGGTCTGGTCGGTGCGACGTTGATGATCGCCGCCCTGTCGGTGGCGGTGTGGGCGCACCACATGTATGTGACGGGTGCGGTGAACCTGCCGTTCTTCTCGTTCATGACGTTCTTGATCGCGGTGCCGACGGGGGTGAAGTTCTTCAACTGGATCGGCACCATGTGGGGTGGCAACATCGCGATGCGGACCCCGATGCTGTGGGCGATCGGGTTCTTGACCACGTTCTTGTTCGGTGGTCTGACGGGTGTGATCCTGGGTTCCCCGCCGTTGGACTTCCAGCTGTCGGACTCCTACTTCGTGGTGGCGCACTTCCACTACGTGGTGTTCGGGACGGTGGTGTTCGCGATGTTCGCCGGGTTCTACTTCTGGTGGCCGAAGTTCACCGGCCGGATGCTCGACGAGACCCTGGGCAAGGTCCACTTCTGGTTGTTGTTCATCGGCTTCCACGTCACCTTCTTGGTGCAGCACTGGCTGGGGGTGGAGGGGATGCCCCGCCGTTACGCCGACTACCTCCCCAACGAGGGGTTCACGGTGCTCAACCAGGTGTCCTCGGCGGGCGCGTTCCTGCTGGGGGCGTCGATGATCCCGTTCTTCTGGAACGTGTGGAAGTCGCGGAACGCCCCGTTGGTGAACAACGACGACCCGTGGGGTTGGGGCCGGTCGCTGGAGTGGGCCACCTCGTCGCCGCCGCCGCGGCACAACTTCACCTCGATCCCGCGGATCCGTTCGGAGTCCCCGGCCTTCGACCTGCACCACCCCGAGGTCGCCCTGTCGGAGTACGAGGGCACCGATGGCGACAAGATGTTCGACGACAGCATGGTCGACTCACCCGACGACAGCGGTCGCCGCGAGGAGCTGCAGCGGCGGACCGAGGGTCGCACCGACGACCCGACCGCCCACCACGAGGAGGGGCACCCGAGCCGCTCGCCGGAGCCGGGCGTCGGCAACTAG
- a CDS encoding MarR family winged helix-turn-helix transcriptional regulator — MLLGTGMEFFDALVRYEVGLWDAVDRDLARHGQVGLATLHALRVVGRYDGRARVQDLSDDIGITVGAASKFVDRLERDGLVARSANPANRRSSLVGLTPQGRAALGSAAEVARTAVDRALGDEDVEPLTRALHRLQVRLSPAGVTA, encoded by the coding sequence GTGCTCCTTGGGACGGGCATGGAGTTCTTCGACGCGCTGGTGCGCTACGAGGTCGGGCTGTGGGACGCGGTGGACCGCGACCTGGCCCGGCACGGACAGGTGGGTCTCGCGACGTTGCACGCGTTGCGCGTCGTGGGCCGCTACGACGGGCGGGCGCGGGTCCAGGACCTGAGCGACGACATCGGGATCACCGTCGGGGCGGCGAGCAAGTTCGTCGACCGGCTGGAGCGCGACGGGCTGGTCGCCCGCAGCGCCAACCCGGCCAACCGGCGCTCCTCCCTCGTCGGGCTCACCCCGCAGGGCCGGGCGGCGCTGGGCTCGGCGGCCGAGGTCGCCCGCACGGCGGTGGACCGGGCGCTCGGCGACGAGGACGTCGAACCGCTGACCCGGGCGCTGCACCGCTTGCAGGTACGGCTGAGCCCGGCGGGGGTGACCGCGTGA
- a CDS encoding zinc-binding dehydrogenase, with protein MSATMRAVVVDRPGPPEVLQLRDLPVPVAAPGQVLVRVRAAGLNRSELHFRQGLGSSGSFPRVPGLEAVGEVVAAPGGELVPGTRVAALMGGMGRDLDGGYAEHLLVPVSQVVPFTSDLPWEQLGAVPEMLQTAHGSLAVGVRPAPGDALLVRGATSSVGRALVVLAKRQGLTVHATTRRPQAAAELEALGADHVLVDDGAVAERVRELSGGGVDGAVELVGTDVLRDTLRAVRPGGTVCFTGMLSDRWTIDRFYPMDWLPNGVRLTAYSGEASDLPAAVLQEFLDAVAAGRAAIPLGRVYGLDDVVQAHRDMEAGGVGGKGVLLT; from the coding sequence GTGAGCGCGACCATGCGGGCCGTCGTGGTGGACCGGCCCGGCCCGCCGGAGGTGCTGCAGCTCCGCGACCTGCCGGTCCCGGTCGCCGCGCCCGGGCAGGTCCTCGTCCGGGTCCGGGCCGCGGGCCTCAACCGCTCGGAGCTGCACTTCCGGCAGGGCCTGGGCAGCAGCGGCAGCTTTCCCCGGGTCCCCGGCCTCGAGGCCGTCGGCGAGGTCGTCGCGGCACCGGGCGGCGAGCTGGTGCCGGGCACCCGGGTCGCCGCCCTGATGGGCGGGATGGGCCGGGACCTCGACGGCGGCTACGCCGAGCACCTGCTGGTCCCGGTCTCCCAGGTCGTGCCCTTCACCAGCGACCTGCCGTGGGAGCAGCTGGGGGCGGTGCCCGAGATGCTGCAGACCGCCCACGGGTCGCTCGCCGTCGGCGTCCGGCCCGCGCCGGGCGACGCGCTGCTGGTCCGCGGCGCCACCTCCTCCGTCGGGCGGGCGCTGGTGGTGCTGGCGAAGCGGCAGGGCCTGACGGTCCACGCCACCACCCGGCGCCCGCAGGCCGCGGCGGAGCTGGAGGCGCTCGGGGCCGACCACGTCCTGGTCGACGACGGGGCCGTGGCGGAGCGGGTGCGCGAGCTCAGCGGCGGCGGCGTCGACGGGGCCGTCGAGCTGGTGGGCACCGACGTCCTGCGCGACACGCTCCGGGCGGTGCGGCCCGGGGGGACGGTCTGCTTCACCGGCATGCTCTCCGACCGGTGGACGATCGACCGCTTCTACCCGATGGACTGGCTGCCCAACGGGGTCCGGCTGACCGCCTACTCCGGTGAGGCGTCCGACCTGCCCGCCGCGGTCCTCCAGGAGTTCCTCGACGCGGTCGCGGCCGGCCGGGCGGCGATCCCGCTGGGGCGGGTCTACGGCCTGGACGACGTCGTGCAGGCGCACCGCGACATGGAGGCGGGCGGGGTCGGCGGCAAGGGCGTCCTGCTGACTTGA
- a CDS encoding helix-turn-helix transcriptional regulator, with translation MDNRAEVREFLTTRRAKISPQQAGVPDVGTRRVPGLRRGEVAALAGVSVEYYARLERGALAGASTSVLDAVARALQLDDAERTHLFDLAHAADGSSALRRRRRPTRRWTPRPSLQWVLDTITSGPALVRNGRMDLLATNHLGRAMHAPLYERTPAGPPNFARFTFLDEDARLFYPDWDTAADTAVAILRTEAGRDPHDGALHDLVGELSTRSEDFRRRWGRHDVRLHGAGSKSFHHPVVGTLDLAYESVDMVSEPGLTLTIYAAEPASATAEALLLLASWAATQAVPAS, from the coding sequence ATGGACAACCGCGCCGAGGTCCGCGAGTTCCTCACCACCCGCCGGGCCAAGATCTCCCCGCAGCAGGCGGGCGTGCCCGACGTCGGCACCCGCCGCGTCCCCGGGCTCCGTCGCGGCGAGGTGGCCGCGCTGGCCGGGGTCAGCGTCGAGTACTACGCCCGGCTGGAGCGCGGCGCCCTCGCGGGGGCCTCCACCTCGGTCCTGGACGCCGTCGCCCGCGCGCTGCAGCTGGACGACGCGGAGCGCACCCACCTCTTCGACCTGGCCCATGCCGCCGACGGCAGCAGCGCGCTGCGCCGGCGCCGACGGCCGACCCGTCGCTGGACGCCCCGGCCGAGCCTGCAGTGGGTCCTCGACACCATCACCTCCGGGCCCGCCCTCGTCCGCAACGGCCGGATGGACCTGCTCGCCACCAACCACCTCGGCCGTGCCATGCACGCGCCGCTCTACGAGCGGACGCCCGCGGGACCGCCGAACTTCGCCCGCTTCACCTTCCTCGACGAGGACGCGCGGCTCTTCTACCCGGACTGGGACACCGCCGCGGACACGGCCGTGGCCATCCTGCGCACCGAGGCGGGCCGCGACCCGCACGACGGCGCCCTGCACGACCTGGTCGGGGAGCTCTCCACCCGGTCCGAGGACTTCCGCCGCCGCTGGGGACGGCACGACGTGCGGCTCCACGGCGCGGGGAGCAAGAGCTTCCACCACCCAGTGGTGGGCACCCTGGACCTCGCCTACGAGAGCGTCGACATGGTCTCCGAGCCGGGCCTGACGCTGACGATCTACGCGGCCGAGCCGGCCAGCGCCACCGCGGAGGCCCTGCTGCTGCTGGCCTCCTGGGCCGCGACGCAGGCCGTCCCGGCGTCCTGA
- a CDS encoding cyclophilin-like fold protein has translation MTLPGRPPLRRPHLASSILAPLALLVLVAAAACSAAAGPDGGAPADGAAPGSPTPSSPAPGSAGSTSSAPTSPPPSGSVRSPGVTAVRVVVGGTAFAAELDDTPTARDLAGRLPVTLRVDDLGGVEKTGRLPFALTTAGAPRGSDPDVGALGYYAPGEDLVLYHGDVGYHPGIVVLGRFTTDITAVGDLPDGTEVTVERA, from the coding sequence GTGACCCTCCCCGGACGCCCGCCCCTCCGCCGCCCCCACCTCGCCTCGTCGATCCTGGCGCCGCTGGCCCTCCTGGTGCTCGTGGCCGCGGCGGCGTGCTCCGCGGCGGCCGGCCCGGACGGCGGCGCGCCCGCCGACGGCGCCGCACCCGGCAGCCCGACCCCCAGCAGCCCCGCCCCCGGCAGCGCCGGATCCACGAGCTCAGCGCCGACGAGCCCACCACCCTCCGGGTCGGTCCGGTCCCCGGGCGTCACGGCGGTGCGGGTGGTCGTCGGCGGGACGGCCTTCGCCGCCGAGCTCGACGACACCCCGACGGCCCGGGACCTGGCGGGGCGGCTCCCGGTCACGCTGCGCGTCGACGACCTCGGCGGGGTGGAGAAGACCGGCCGGCTGCCCTTCGCGCTGACGACCGCGGGGGCTCCCCGCGGCTCCGACCCCGACGTCGGCGCCCTGGGCTACTACGCGCCGGGCGAGGACCTCGTGCTCTACCACGGCGACGTCGGGTACCACCCGGGCATCGTCGTCCTCGGCCGCTTCACCACCGACATCACCGCCGTCGGCGACCTCCCGGACGGCACCGAGGTCACCGTCGAGCGGGCCTGA
- a CDS encoding D-alanyl-D-alanine carboxypeptidase family protein, giving the protein MPLSRRARRLLPVAFLLAVLLLCAAALVVGTRARLPVPGTADDPAAGARWPAEGQAAVVVGDGLVHGSGHQRPVPVASVTKVMTALVVLEREPLAVGEEGPVLTVTAADVADADRRRARSESVVGLGAGDRLTLRKALLALLLPSAGDVAHLLAVRTAGSEEAFVELMNARARELGLGSTRYVDASGYDPGSRSTARDQAVLARTALQDPAFAWLVRQRAVTLPTVGRVVTTNRLLGRSGFVGVKTGSTTPAGGCVVVAAHRRVDGREVLVVGAVLGQRGPDPLGVAFGEAERLVDAVAGPGS; this is encoded by the coding sequence GTGCCCCTCTCCCGTCGTGCCCGCCGGCTGCTGCCGGTCGCCTTCCTCCTCGCCGTCCTCCTGCTCTGCGCCGCCGCCCTCGTGGTGGGGACGCGGGCGCGGCTGCCCGTCCCCGGCACCGCCGACGACCCCGCCGCAGGCGCCCGCTGGCCGGCCGAGGGCCAGGCCGCCGTCGTGGTCGGCGACGGCCTGGTGCACGGGTCCGGGCACCAGCGGCCGGTCCCCGTGGCCAGCGTCACCAAGGTGATGACGGCCCTCGTCGTGCTGGAGCGGGAGCCGCTCGCCGTCGGCGAGGAGGGCCCGGTCCTCACGGTGACCGCCGCCGACGTGGCCGACGCCGACCGCCGCCGCGCGCGCTCGGAGTCGGTCGTCGGCCTCGGGGCCGGGGACCGGCTGACGCTGCGGAAGGCGCTGCTCGCCCTGCTGCTGCCCTCGGCCGGCGACGTCGCCCACCTGCTGGCCGTCCGCACTGCGGGCAGCGAGGAGGCGTTCGTCGAGCTGATGAACGCCCGCGCCCGCGAGCTGGGGCTGGGCTCGACCCGCTACGTCGACGCCAGCGGCTACGACCCGGGCTCGCGCAGCACGGCCCGCGACCAGGCGGTGCTGGCCCGGACCGCGCTGCAGGACCCGGCCTTCGCCTGGCTGGTGCGGCAGCGGGCGGTCACCCTGCCCACCGTCGGCCGGGTGGTGACGACCAACCGGCTGCTGGGCCGGTCCGGCTTCGTCGGGGTCAAGACGGGGTCGACGACGCCCGCCGGGGGCTGCGTCGTCGTCGCCGCGCACCGGCGGGTCGACGGCCGCGAGGTGCTGGTCGTCGGCGCGGTGCTGGGCCAGCGCGGCCCGGACCCGCTGGGCGTCGCCTTCGGCGAGGCCGAGCGGCTGGTCGACGCCGTCGCCGGTCCGGGGTCGTGA
- a CDS encoding phosphotransferase: MQTDDPTGAADPLTATERAVHGDVTPAALHATLDRWLRARLGSGIAAVRFRAGRIDAVRGLELADGRAVVVKAHRPPVDLAAVGAAVEAQRVLAAAGFPCPRPLAGPETVEGRVLTAETLVVGPRPDGRDPVVRRLLAEGLARHVAVLRSRPDLVAPAGDGPSWCRYRGGPWPVPHDTLVDLRTTEPGEAWLDAFGRRAAQQVLDHRGDDAVVVGHADWYAGNTAVVDGVLVGVFDWELVADTEPVVAGFAASCFASSATGGGGLSTPEEVAAFLADHEQARGQVLSGRQRRAAAGAAAWILAFNARWQVALRVHGACDEGVVSLVRERQEDYLAV; this comes from the coding sequence GTGCAGACCGACGACCCGACCGGTGCGGCGGACCCGCTGACGGCCACCGAGCGCGCGGTGCACGGCGACGTCACCCCCGCCGCGCTGCACGCGACGCTGGACCGGTGGCTGCGGGCCAGGCTGGGGAGCGGCATCGCCGCGGTCCGCTTCCGCGCGGGGCGCATCGACGCGGTCCGGGGTCTGGAGCTGGCCGACGGGCGGGCCGTGGTCGTCAAGGCCCACCGGCCCCCGGTCGACCTCGCGGCCGTCGGCGCTGCGGTCGAGGCGCAGCGGGTGCTCGCCGCCGCCGGCTTCCCGTGCCCCCGGCCGCTCGCGGGACCCGAGACGGTGGAGGGCCGGGTGCTGACCGCCGAGACCCTCGTCGTCGGGCCGCGGCCGGATGGCCGGGACCCCGTCGTCCGCCGGCTGCTCGCCGAGGGCCTGGCCCGGCACGTCGCGGTCCTGCGGTCCCGGCCCGACCTCGTCGCACCGGCCGGCGACGGCCCCTCCTGGTGCCGCTACCGGGGAGGGCCGTGGCCGGTCCCGCACGACACGCTGGTCGACCTCCGCACCACCGAGCCCGGCGAGGCCTGGCTGGACGCCTTCGGACGGCGGGCCGCGCAGCAGGTGCTCGACCACCGCGGGGACGACGCCGTCGTCGTCGGGCACGCGGACTGGTACGCCGGCAACACCGCCGTCGTCGACGGCGTGCTGGTGGGGGTGTTCGACTGGGAGCTGGTCGCCGACACCGAGCCGGTCGTCGCCGGCTTCGCCGCCTCGTGCTTCGCCTCCAGCGCGACCGGCGGGGGCGGGCTCTCGACCCCCGAGGAGGTCGCGGCGTTCCTGGCCGACCACGAGCAGGCGCGCGGGCAGGTCCTGTCGGGGCGCCAGCGGCGCGCCGCGGCCGGCGCCGCTGCGTGGATCCTCGCCTTCAACGCCCGGTGGCAGGTGGCGCTGAGGGTCCACGGCGCCTGCGACGAGGGCGTGGTCTCGCTGGTGCGGGAGCGGCAGGAGGACTACCTCGCGGTCTGA
- a CDS encoding heme-binding protein codes for MQPVPHLDHLDHATAWRLGSALVERAQQERLGVTVAIWLGEQRVFHAALPGTSADNDRWVERKARVVRHFGVSSAEVHATYAGDDPERFLRLFALPVELYFPAAGAVPLVVGGAVAGVLAVSGLSGEEDHDLAVDALRGLGATDRGAPEGHSAE; via the coding sequence ATGCAGCCCGTGCCGCACCTCGACCACCTCGACCACGCAACGGCCTGGCGGCTCGGCTCGGCCCTCGTCGAGCGCGCCCAGCAGGAGCGGCTCGGCGTCACCGTCGCGATCTGGCTGGGGGAGCAGCGGGTCTTCCACGCGGCCCTGCCCGGCACCAGCGCCGACAACGACCGGTGGGTCGAGCGCAAGGCCCGCGTCGTCCGGCACTTCGGCGTCTCCTCGGCCGAGGTGCACGCCACCTACGCCGGTGACGACCCGGAGCGCTTCCTCCGCCTGTTCGCCCTGCCCGTCGAGCTGTACTTCCCGGCCGCGGGAGCGGTCCCGCTGGTCGTGGGCGGCGCGGTGGCGGGGGTCCTGGCGGTCTCCGGCCTGTCGGGGGAGGAGGACCACGACCTGGCCGTCGACGCTCTCCGCGGGCTCGGCGCCACCGATCGTGGTGCTCCGGAAGGTCATTCCGCGGAATGA
- a CDS encoding DUF6886 family protein: protein MRPEPGQVLHFSEDPHLRRFEPRVAPTSAEREPLVWAVDAANAPSYWFPRECPRAMAWVRPGTTAEDRLAVLGPAADRVHVVEHGWLRRILAVRLYAYRFDAAAFRPLGEPEPHAFVADRAVVPLGPPEPVADLLGLHAEAGVEVRLVRDLWPWWRTVTASTAGFSGIRLRNAATPG, encoded by the coding sequence GTGCGGCCTGAGCCCGGGCAGGTCCTGCACTTCTCGGAGGACCCGCACCTGCGGCGCTTCGAGCCCCGGGTCGCGCCGACCTCGGCAGAACGAGAGCCGCTGGTCTGGGCCGTCGACGCCGCCAACGCGCCGAGCTACTGGTTCCCCCGGGAGTGCCCGCGGGCGATGGCGTGGGTCCGGCCGGGCACCACCGCGGAGGACCGGCTGGCCGTCCTCGGACCGGCCGCCGACCGGGTGCACGTCGTCGAGCACGGCTGGCTGCGGCGGATCCTCGCCGTCCGGCTCTACGCCTACCGCTTCGACGCCGCGGCGTTCCGCCCGCTGGGCGAGCCCGAGCCGCACGCCTTCGTGGCCGACCGCGCGGTGGTGCCGCTGGGACCGCCGGAGCCGGTCGCGGACCTGCTCGGCCTGCACGCCGAGGCCGGCGTCGAGGTGCGCCTGGTCCGCGACCTGTGGCCCTGGTGGCGCACGGTCACGGCCAGCACGGCGGGCTTCAGCGGCATCCGGCTGCGCAACGCCGCCACGCCGGGGTGA
- a CDS encoding MFS transporter, whose translation MSSTTSPSPGHAPASTERLPWAALLVMALMGFLLITTETMPAGLLPQVAAGLGTTEGAAGQLVSAYALGTVVATIPLVAATRGLRRKPVLLVGIAGFLVVNTATALAGGIGSALVVRLLAGAFSGLLWGMLAGYARRITPPTLAGRALAVASLGTPVGLAVGTPFGSWLGRTVDWRWSFGTLSVLMALTLVLAVTLVPDAPGQPAASHLPVGRVLLLPGVALVLVVILTWMVAHNTVYTYVSAYLRAADVGLPVDVALVVFGVAALGGIAVTAALVDRVLRRLVLASIALFTAAGVVLLVGQHSTAAVVAALVCWGLGYGGAATQLQTAVSEASGENADVANSMLGVAFNLAIFGGGVLGALLITGDPGVTLPLVMVALPLVALAVAAGARRTAFPTGR comes from the coding sequence GTGAGCAGCACCACCAGCCCGTCACCCGGCCACGCGCCCGCCAGCACCGAGCGGCTCCCCTGGGCCGCGCTGCTGGTGATGGCGCTGATGGGGTTCCTGCTCATCACCACCGAGACGATGCCCGCCGGGCTCCTGCCGCAGGTCGCGGCCGGGCTGGGCACCACCGAGGGCGCCGCGGGGCAGCTCGTCAGCGCCTACGCGCTCGGCACCGTCGTCGCGACGATCCCGCTGGTCGCCGCCACCCGGGGACTCCGCCGCAAGCCGGTGCTGCTGGTCGGCATCGCCGGCTTCCTCGTGGTGAACACGGCCACCGCCCTGGCGGGCGGCATCGGCTCCGCCCTGGTCGTGCGGCTCCTCGCCGGCGCCTTCTCCGGGCTGCTCTGGGGGATGCTCGCCGGCTACGCGCGCCGGATCACCCCGCCGACGCTGGCCGGCCGGGCGCTGGCGGTCGCCTCGCTCGGCACCCCGGTCGGCCTCGCCGTCGGCACCCCGTTCGGCTCCTGGCTGGGCCGCACCGTCGACTGGCGCTGGTCGTTCGGCACGCTCTCGGTGCTGATGGCGCTCACCCTGGTGCTGGCCGTCACCCTCGTCCCCGACGCCCCGGGCCAGCCGGCCGCCTCCCACCTGCCCGTCGGGCGGGTGCTGCTGCTGCCCGGCGTCGCGCTGGTGCTCGTCGTGATCCTCACCTGGATGGTCGCCCACAACACCGTCTACACCTACGTGTCGGCCTACCTCCGCGCCGCCGACGTCGGGCTGCCCGTCGACGTCGCCCTCGTCGTCTTCGGGGTGGCCGCGCTGGGCGGGATCGCGGTGACGGCCGCGCTGGTCGACCGGGTCCTCCGCCGTCTCGTGCTGGCCAGCATCGCCCTGTTCACCGCCGCCGGCGTGGTGCTGCTGGTCGGCCAGCACTCGACGGCGGCCGTCGTGGCCGCCCTCGTCTGCTGGGGGCTGGGCTACGGCGGGGCCGCCACCCAGCTGCAGACGGCCGTCAGCGAGGCGAGCGGGGAGAACGCCGACGTCGCGAACTCGATGCTCGGCGTGGCCTTCAACCTCGCCATCTTCGGCGGCGGGGTGCTGGGCGCGCTGCTCATCACCGGCGACCCGGGCGTCACCCTGCCGCTGGTCATGGTCGCGCTGCCGCTCGTCGCGCTCGCGGTGGCCGCCGGCGCCCGGCGGACCGCCTTCCCGACCGGCCGCTGA